The Ostrea edulis chromosome 1, xbOstEdul1.1, whole genome shotgun sequence genomic sequence tttaatctgacaAACATAGTTCATTAGCTCCCTGTTTATGCAAGGATTATACCAAACTGAGTTCATTGTGGCGCATTATTCAGAAACATCTGATGGAATTCGACCACGTTCatatcattcaaaattaaagacGATAAGATTCATTTGATGAATTGTAGGTTATgactactcctcctaggcacctgatcccacttctggagTGCTCacgggtctgtgtttgccctactctcaattttgagtttttgtagtagttataagatttatgaaatcgatttctgttcgttatcttcaacgcTTATGCCGACATACTTTTTATGAAGCGGTGATGGGCTTTCAGAAGTATGTTGGAGTGAAGcgttaaatgtaattttttagtATGAATAATACGTTTTCTATGTTCTGTACATGTTTGTGAAaagtattatttttcattatatagGAAGTGTTCATAGTATCACTCTTACCGGCCTGTTAATAAAACTTGATAAGACTGCTTGACTGCAGTGCATGTCGGGACGAATATCACCAAGTACCGAAATGGGACTTCGCCTTTACGTATCTCCCCATAGTCATATCAGCTTCCATTATTGTTTTCGCTGTGAGGAATCAAGGCGATTCCATGGGAATGACGTGGTCTGTGCCAACACTCTTTCAAATTTCCAAGATTGACGATATAATTATCTATTTCAGGACAGTGTTCTTATAATAGGTAGAATACATACAATTCCTCTTTTTCACACTTACGTGTATTTTGAAATGTCCTCGTACATATAGAAAATAGTTACTAGTAATTTTCCTTCGTTCTCTATTTTTAGGACAGAATTTATTCTGATGATGATTTTCTTCTGAATCATATTGTTCCTGTGTATAATGTTATCCATAATCCACAAGTGTAAAGAGACGGGGCGAAAGGTAGTCAAACACGTTTTGCTATttacccctgtatcatcaacttgtttgtcagtagcttacctcgatttaaaaactgactatacgcagaacaagctcttgcgtatcgaatcagttgagatatataaacaccatatgcaggtgataatggaatattgctacataaatatgggaagttgacgatggataagctgaaataatcccctttgtcaattaaatcattgctacatgtatcaATTAAGAGTGGCATGTTAAAACTTAGTAATCCATAAGACATCAGTAAACATCTCAACTGATCTCAGCCCTCTATTCCTTCCACACGTTCTTTTATTTGTCTTCTAATTTAAATAGCATTGGGTCTTCATTTACTGTTGCAGACAAAATTGGGATAAAGTCCGAGACAAAATACAGTCAAAATAAATTTCTCCATGCTGTATATTTACTCTCTCTCGCTATATATCGctatatataaatagatatatatgtatgtatatatatatatatatatatatagagagagagagagagagagagagagagagagagagagagagagagagaacaaaagacagtgaaaataaatttattttcactGAAAATGGAATATGAGAaattaacgatggagaagctgaagtcatcccgtttgtcataaaatggagttgttagtttgccgttaacgtcATCATTGCAGCAAATGTGGCTGTATGATCGTGTTTCTATATACAGTCTGTTGTTGTTCGGATGTTttcggacgtgtttcatactgactATGACTACGTATCACTCCGCTTACCTGTGGATACCTACTCCTAGGCAccgaccccacctctggtgtttaaATTTCgttctcaattttgtatttatagTATTTGTTTTAGATTGATCACTACTCGGATATGTGGTTTTATCGCAGTGACTGTTTCTACTTGATGCTGAAGAAATCTGAGATAATAACACATTATCAAGACGTGTCCGAAATATGCACATTGGATAGTTCATTTTCGAGTTACCGTATTCCGGCAGAATTCTAACATTTACTTTGTACGTTCGTCTGCTGCGAAATGCCCAAGTTCTACTGTGTTGCGGAAGGATGTACATCAGATACGAAACAAAAGGGTATATGTGAGTTCATGGCTGATGTGAAATTCTTTCCGTTTCCTACATCTAAACAGCCCACAATCCGCAGGAAATGGCTTGAACCGCTAAGGCGCCGTGACTTCAAGCCCTCACGTCACGACAGATTATGATCCAGACATTTTGTAGACGGTGAACCAACACCGCATCATCCCACCCCGAGCTTTTTCGGTATAACAACTATAAATGTTTGCAGGGAACCCAGGAAAAGTCTACTGTCGAGAAAATTTTAACCAATCAGCAGAACCAAAGTACAGACTCTAATGCCGTCGATATTTGAGACGATACGTCCAATACAACGTTCTTTTACAGGTACGTACTCGTAATTGAGGTTAACATATTGTAGTATATTTCCAATTATTCATTCTTGATTTTAAAAGTGGTTGCCAAGCTGCTGTGAAGATTTGAAAcgtgtaaattttaaaaaataattttgcagGATGATTATGGAGTATAACTTTTTTCCCTTCCCTGTTGAGAGTGAAATTGTCTTGCAATCCATTTCATCAGTTGAACAAATGGCAAGTGTGTTGACTTATACACAGCACTTGATTCATCAACCGCTCTTATGAATGCATAACTTATCACTAAATTAATAAGTTTCCATTTCATTCATTTAGTGCCCCAAGATGATGAATATTGTACTGCCAGTGTTCAAGTGCATTCCCAAACCTCTGATGTACAATGCCAGACAGACTTAACAGTGTAAGACTTGGAGAAGTCTAAGGCTGAGCTTTAGCACTTGCGAGAGACCTTTAAGGACAAAGAGGACTTGAGGCGGTAACTGTCTCTTGAGAAGATGACAGAAAGCGATAGCTCTGTGAAGAGTTACTTTGGGTTGCCATCTGTACTGACCCTTTTTGGAAtctttggtatatatatatatataattatacaatgtatttactatatacaatgtatgtataatatacatgtacatacttataATAGACatgatagataaaacaaaattacacATATGTGGTAGTATTGGAGTTTTTAGTATGCTTTTATTTTAGCTacaaaattcatcaaaatgaattaatttgaaGATATTTCCATTACTTTTCCTGTTATACAATGACATGTAACTACATTTATAAACAAGAAGCCTAAAGGCCTTGTCGGTCACCTGTCCtaagtattagttaaaagtatcactagctccaagggctatggaatctagaaaatatcctattctgaatatctaagctaaattctaatgacCCAGGGaagcaggagtcctgaaatacACAACTTATGTCCCAAgttgcttcataccaaatttgaaaagaattagaatgatagtTGTCAAGAGGTGTTAACGCACGACAGACGACACACAATGAAAGACACAGATCTatgcaataggtcatctgagtttactcagttGACCTTACAACAACTacaaattagaattttaatcaaacttaaAAAGTAATACAAAAGGATCCTATGCCATGTATGACTAAATGTTTTCTATCTTTTTTCACTTTAACAGCTATACTTGGCAAAACTAACACCTACATTGCTATATTGGAAGGGTGGGTCTGGAGCAAAAAATGTTACAGCTGAGAATCCTTACAAGAAGTCTGGACGAAATAGGAAGCTGACCCGTTTTCATGAGTTTCTTGTCACACTTTTACGACTACGCCTGGCTTTACCTACATCTGTTGTTGCtgatagctttgatatttcacgtaCAAGGGTGTCACAAATGTTTAAAACATCCATTAATTACATGAATATTGTATTCTCACCACTTTTGAAAAGACCAAATTCcaaatgttttaacaaattatgcTAAAAAATTGTACTGAGTTCTGTATTGAAAGGCCATATACACCAACAGCTCCGATAAGAACATTTAGTTCTTATAAGCAGAAGAACACATTCTAAGCTTTAGTTGCCATAACTCCCTCTAGTGCTTTTATGTTTGTTACAAATCTTTGGGAAGGCAATGTTTCTGACAGGTACATAACTGAAGATCTtggatatttagatatattaaaaCCTGGTGACGAAGTGATGGCAGATAAAAGGGTTTTTGATAAGAGACTTATTGTTAGAGAAAAGAGTTGCATTGAATATAAACAGCATTTACCGGAAAGTGTTCGTGGGAAAAAGGTAAACATCTTACTGCAAGtgatgttttgaaaacaaaaaaatgcaaaaCTGCGAATTCATGTTGAAATAGCAATAGGCAGTTTGAAGAACTACAGAATACTATCACACACTATAATTCTGAGAGCGTGTGTATTTTTAAGTAATTGTCAACAACCTTTAGTGAAGTAAGATGTATgcgaatacatgtacatgtatagatgaaaTGCCTTGTTACGGCGACCGAACGTGTCaaggcgaccaaacgtgccgtgACAATGCCTATGTCAGCAGTTGATTCATttaacaaatatacatgtatatgatttatattcttTGTGCGCTGAAATTTCACTtggatttgtttttgttgtagtttttttttttttttttttttttttttttttatatatatatacataacatcacTATCAGTTATAAAGCACAGCTGAATGCAGATTCCATGCAAAGTCTTAAAAGGTGTACAGTAAGTCTATGATACATATAACCAATGACTTTTAACAGATTTTTACACAAATTTATATATCACATCAAACATAGAACACACTTTCTTATAAACATATCATAATTCTGTAAAATACCTTCCAGTGGTTACAAGTCCATTATTACTTTTGGTTTAACAGATCACTAATTACATACTTCTCAAAAAATCTTTTGCATTTTCGCACAATTTCTGAATACATTTCCGGATCGCATTTTATTCTATAAATGACAATACCCCTTCTTGTGAaaacaaagacaaaaacaaaatcacatCATAAAAACTTGCATATGCCCATTTGGTCCTGAATATGAATATACCATGGAGATGTTTGTTTCAATCTTACAGCATTGTTTTCATCAAGGtagaaatgataatgataatctTTACAAGCTTCTGAAGGTTCAACATTTTGATATGTAAAGCTACATTTGATTTCAATAAGACCTTCTCCACAATATTTGCATGTAACTTTTCCATCTGGTGAAGCTCCCATAAAAGGATAACGGTCACATACATATAACCCGCATGTATCTACTTTTAAATTTCTGTGTAATTTCTTGTAGAAATCAATGTACGGTTGCCTAGCCACAGGTTCATACTTTTTTCAAATGCAATTGAAGGTATCATAAACCATCACCAGAGTTTCTGATATTTTCTTGGGCTTTTCCCAGGTACACACTGTCGGTACATGCTTCTGAATAACGATCTTTGTGTCTGTTGTCGAAACTTACCAAAGAAAACAACAAGGCAATGGAATGTTTACATGTTCCATTTCCacggaaaaataaaatgcatttgattgTTGTTACCATATGCGTATACCATTGTATTGAtgttcatgtaaaattttgttgCCTAACTGAATTCtatatcaattgtaaataaTCTTCATAAAATACTCAATATGTATTTTGATAGAATACAAGCATATGATTTAAAGTAACAGAGACTGGTATATGGCTCTGCTGAAAATCGAACCTAGGATCTTTGGCACGGCAGTCCAGTGCTCTACCAATCGAGCTAAAGGGTTAATCCACTAGCCACAGCTACATGTAGCAAGAAAGCCATGTATCTGACACTCCCACAATTATGTTTGGTCGATGGTGATCTTCTTCTTCTTCCTCCATGATATCATTCGTGTAATGTTCTCCTGACGTCGGTTTTTGTCATATCCCGGCGCAGATGGATACGTGCAATGGTTCATTACTCAACCAAAATTAGGTCACATTAACTTTGCCCATTACTATTCTCAGACCCCTGGGAATTCCAAAATCTTGTTCCACATCTATCTATCGCTctatatatctttttatttaACTATACTGCAAGATATAGCGAATCATATGCAACAAGAATTTATCAACTCTGAAAATGTAAGATTAATTACAACGGTAAGAAAATTTGACAGACAGACGATCGGAGAGATATAGATATTAAGATCATTCTTCAGAAAGTGTAAGTATGACAATGAGTGTAATTTTGGTGTGACCCGCAGAAATTATAACGAAATTAGTCAAATTACACGAATATTCACGAGGGAAAAGTCCGTTGCACTTGCGTAGTTGCATGTTACCTACAGTCATTCTATGAATAGCGGTCTAGTGTGTTAAACTTTATACCTATAGAAGCTTTTTGACATCACTGAATGATGTCTTATACAAGACTTCGTGTAGTCTTCGAAATATCTGTTGATTTTTATTCAGGTTTATAATGATTTCAGAAATTAACTGTAGTGCACACTGCTGTGAAAATTGCTTACATTGGCAGCATTATGTGTTGATCTTGTAGGTTATTACGAGAAAGCAAGGGGGAGAAAATCGTCAGTCATATCGAATTAAATCTCATATTTTCCTCTCATTCACTCTCACATTATATTGAGGTACATTAATAGAAATAATCTTTGCAGTCTTcaagtttgaaaatattgattccTCTATGATTACTGGTATCAAGGTTTAAAATTCGTAATTTATTGAGGAACTTACCGGCTTCCTGAGCAATCATAATTGTAATTCGCTATTGCAAAAGAGACATTTATTTAGTACAGAGACatcttttacattttcttcagATGGATAAagtagaaattatttttacGTCAATCACTATTGATAGGACTCACTTTTGCATTTAAAGTGAATGGTGCGTTTTCTACTGCAcgatttcttttttctttcacaATGTCTTTGCCTCCCCACactttcgaatatgaataaaacaagaggaaattgtttacaaaaattGGAATGATTACTGCAAGTAGGCACAATCCAGTCACAGCACATATAGCCCCAATAGATTTAGACAACGCTTCCGTAGGATATATATCACCGTATCCAACCGTTGTCATGGTAATAACTGCCCACCAGAAGGCTTCCggaatgctagtaaaagctgaATCTCCCGAAAAGAAAATAATGGCGGAGAATATCACCATAGCAACAAGAAGAAAGAGAGTCATCAGAAAGAGCTCGTAGAGACTTGCTTTTATGGAGTATAGCAGTACTCGAAATCCAATAAAGTTCTTCACCAAACGAAAAAGCCGAAACACACGAATAATTTGAAGACAATGAATGGTATCAAAGATGGACGctgtgtatttttcttttggATCGACCTTTTCAACTATGTATTTACAATACATCACCAGTAATGCAAAGATATCCACAAGATTCAAAAACGAAAATAAAAATCGTTTTTTATTCGGACAGAAGACGATTCTGAAGACAAAGTCAGTGGTGAAGAAGACTGTTGTTATAACATCCAGGTATGTGAGGAAGTCGAGTTGTGCCCTAACCTTGGTTGGTAATGGTGGAACTGTAGATCCGGGCTTCACAAGAGATGAATCAAAATGACCTGCGTATCTGGAATATTCGTCACCAAAATATTCCTTCCATTCTGATTCATGAAGTCCTCTCATAAAAGTTGGATGTGTTccacatactaaagatgcaatggaTATGATCACGAAAAGAGCACTTGTGCACAAATATGCCTAAAAGAAATAGAAAAGAGTTTCGCAATGTAATAACTTAGTAATATAATAATTTCTTTTCTTCAATTCACAATTTCGGTTAACATTCGGGATGACGTATTTAGAACACATTTTAATGGTCATTGCAAAGCAATGCAATattaagaaagaaaaacaacaactttCAAATAGAACAAGGTATACAATATTTGGTGGCATTTCCCCAACTACAGCAGTTACAAAATGCAGAttatgaaacaacaaaaatacgAGTCATGGGTAATCCATTTGTTTTCCTTATCATTAGCAAAACTGTTGATTTACTTTATGGACTCAGCTGCACTCTACACGATATTCAAATACAAGAGATATTTGAAcaattaatgataataaatatatgttTGTCAAGGGTTTTAAGCCGATAGGCGATATTTCAGccatatattcaattcaatttaaagtaGGGATGTCAACGGGTATTCGAGTACTCGACTATCGCTCGGTCATGCCGATCATCGACTAAATTATTCATTGTGGAGTACTCGTTGAAaataggtgtttttttttagtaatGTTCATAAATCAAGCATGCACCACTACGACGGTCTTTTGCGTGCTAGAGGGGTTATGATCGCAGACACCATTTTATGTCTCATCCGATGGATGAACTGATATATTTTACTGTAGAAAACTTTATATTCCGTCATATCGAATTGTCATTGGGTGTAAGAATAGTAAGGATAAAACACAGACAGTTTGCACAGATGTATTAGGAAGTGTACAAGTTTACATTTTACGTTGAAATGAATAAACTTGCGTATTTCAGTCCCAATCATTTACTGTATTTTAAACTTTCTAAGAGGGGTAGAAATGAATTACTCTATTTTCATTTAGTATGTTAATTTAACACAGACCACGTGGACAAATGCAAGTTTGTATATTATGTTTTGATCATGACTGGATATGATGGTTCCTCTAATGCGAACATCACTGTATTGAACGACAGTAATTTGAATGCATCTTTGGTATGCTTTACTCTCAAGAGTAATGAGACATTGATGTGAGGAAGCGTTTAACAATGATTCAATATCATTAGAGAAATTTGAGAAGTTAGTTTATATCGATGTTTCTTTCGGCCAGCAAAGGATTAGGAGCAAAAACAGCTATATATGGTCCTGAATTTCATACATGCTTTGATTTCTCAGAATAATTCTAATATCAAGatattgtgaaaataaaatgttcttTATTTTTCACCACAATTTATCCCTATTTCTAAATAATATAATGTACTTCTTCacgaaaattgtcaaaaaatgtCAACTTATCAgacaatgttttgaaatacacaTCATAGGCGTCATGCGTCTACCAAAACTATTCAAACATATATGCAACAATATATTATAacgaacatacatgtattatagtatATGTATCTGACAATCACCCAAATTACTATTTATTTGACCCTTGTCAACATATTTCGATCAAATGTTGATACTCTTATAGACTTCAGTAAACTAATCGCTGACAAATAcactaaattttgaatattcattaaaaGTTTGTAATTAACAGGACCAgatccccccaccccccccccccccccaccccacccccacccccgccGTATACAAAACTTATAATTTGAGTAAGAAATTATGAATTttctatgtacatatacaacGTTCAAAATGATGTGCTTTCCCCGctattttctttcatatgaCCAAAACACGTTATTATCGAACTTTGAAAAGAGCTTTGAATTTTGGATAAAATATCAACACTCTACAATACGTACTTGCCTTTGCAATAATGTTAAAAGATGGTTCTTCCAGAACGGACCAGATTTTGGCTTGTATAGAGGACCAACCGTTTGTCCGAACACGACGCTGTAGTTCTGTGCGATCGTTTATTCTTCGCGTCTGGTCATCAATCAGAACTGAGAGAGCTATCTGGTCGTCGAAAAAGCCGACATATTTGCTGTAACAGCAATGCTTCATTTCTTGGGGTCTAATCCCCCAGTAGTCCAGCTCGTTCTTGAACTCTGCAATGCATGTAAATGGGGGTAAATGAAGACCACGCCCTTGAAAGTAACTTAGAATAGCTGTAAATAATGTAGGATTCCTTTCTATGAAGTACTCTCTCTTGTCGTTTGCATTCTCTGTGAAACTTTCAAGTTCAAATTTTGCATCACCCTCTTTTGAAGTCATCAGCATAAATGTTCTTTGCGAAACCTCATATTTTGTTCCACTAACATTGATTTGAATGGTTTCTGTCATTTTACAATGGCGTAAACTAGAACGTTCCGATCATTACTCCTCATTTTAAACAATGAAGTGGATATTTCTATTCAGTTGAAGACAAAAATCAATGAATCAGTGTACATCAGGAATTCTGTGTCGTATCTCACACGAGAGGTAGAAATCGAGACATAgttatatattcataaaaacaaAACTAATATGCATTCTAACTACTTCTAATACTGGTAGTTTTGGCTGACCCTCCGCATGTTTCTCCTTCATCCCAAGCCATGAGAGAGAGTGTGTAGAGATATTAATTACTGTTAAATTTAACAGATTTCAATAGATTGAGAAGAAACTAAAAGTTAACTAATTGTTATGAGAAAGATTTTACCGAACAAAATTTGATTGGTACTCTTTACATACAACTTTGTTTTCCAGTGATTTCAGAAACATTGTCTTAGACCTGCTTCGATGGGATAATTAGTTTTAGGGCAATTTCACCTGTCTGTTTCAAACAATAAGTTTCCATAACGTTAGCCAGATAAGCAATGCAATAGGATTTGGAAATGTAAGTGATCTTGTTTAATTCGAAACACACGTAGAGAGGTCATTGTCTTTTAATATTGATGTTAGCAGCTTGATTAATCCATTTATTGTTGTGATGTGTGGTGAAATAAAGTTTCTATTGTTTGAAACCGTTTCAAACACCGGCTAAAAGAAGACCACCCAAGAACAGCGGAATTATATTGCAATTATTATTAACTAGAAATAATCGAATTTATATGAAAAGGAAGCAGCTTATCTGCGTTATCTTTGAACGTGTTCTGTGTACATTCTGCAAAGCAGAGGATAATAGGATTTCATGTCT encodes the following:
- the LOC125663960 gene encoding potassium voltage-gated channel subfamily C member 3-like; amino-acid sequence: MTETIQINVSGTKYEVSQRTFMLMTSKEGDAKFELESFTENANDKREYFIERNPTLFTAILSYFQGRGLHLPPFTCIAEFKNELDYWGIRPQEMKHCCYSKYVGFFDDQIALSVLIDDQTRRINDRTELQRRVRTNGWSSIQAKIWSVLEEPSFNIIAKAYLCTSALFVIISIASLVCGTHPTFMRGLHESEWKEYFGDEYSRYAGHFDSSLVKPGSTVPPLPTKVRAQLDFLTYLDVITTVFFTTDFVFRIVFCPNKKRFLFSFLNLVDIFALLVMYCKYIVEKVDPKEKYTASIFDTIHCLQIIRVFRLFRLVKNFIGFRVLLYSIKASLYELFLMTLFLLVAMVIFSAIIFFSGDSAFTSIPEAFWWAVITMTTVGYGDIYPTEALSKSIGAICAVTGLCLLAVIIPIFVNNFLLFYSYSKVWGGKDIVKEKRNRAVENAPFTLNAKVSPINSD